Below is a window of Chthoniobacterales bacterium DNA.
GGGAACAAATCCCCGCCTCGACCACGCGGCGAGTCGAAGGCCTCCGCGAAGAGCGTCACCCCATTTTCGACCACGGCCACGCTCCCGCGCGCCGTCGAGCAATCGAAGGCCAGCACCCTCACGCGCCGCGCTCCCACTGAATGCTCCGTCCGTCGCCAACCACCGCAAACCGCAACCGCCAGGCGTCCGCCGGCAGCAGCTCCGGAAAACGGTCGCCCCATTCGATCAGCAGCGTCTCGCCGCCGTCGAGGTAATCGTCCCAGCCAAGCCCCGTGACCTCCGCCGCGTCCTCGAGCCGATACCAGTCGAAATGCACGACCGGCCAGCGCCCGCCGGCGTATTCATGCACGAGCGTAAACGTCGGACTGCTCACCTCGCCCGCATGACCGAGGGCCTCGGCAAATCCCTTCGCGAATTGCGTCTTCCCCGCCCCGAGCGGACCTTCGAGCGAAAGCACCGCTCCCGCCTCCAAAGCCCGGCCGAATCGCGCCCCCAGCGCCTGCGTTTCCTCGGGCGTGGCGCACAGCGCCTCGCCGATGATTTCGGGAACGGGATCGTCCGGTTTTGCGTTTGTCATGCGTCGGCGAATCTAGTTTCTTCGACGCCATGGACTCAACCTCGCTCTGGGCACGTTTTCAGAAGACTTTTCTCCGCTACGAGGACCTTGGCTTTTCGGTCGACATCAGCCGGATGAACTTCCCGGATGATTTCTTCGCGACGATGCAGCCGAAGATCGAGTCCAGCTTCGCCGCGATGATCGAGCTCGAGGCCGGCGCCATTGCAAACCCCGACGAGAACCGCATGGTCGGCCATTACTGGTTGCGCGACGCGAGCCTCGCCCCCACTCCGGAGGTGAAGGCCGAAGTCGAGGTCACCAAGGACGACATCCTCGCCTTCACCAGGGCGATCCACGCCGGCGAGATCGTCGCCGCCAACGGGCAGAAATTCACCGAGCTTCTTTCCATCGGCATCGGCGGCTCGGCGCTCGGACCGGAATTCATTTCCGACGCCCTCTGGGAGCCGTCGAATCCCATCAAGCTCCACTTCTTCGACAACACGGATCCCGACGGCTTCGACAAGGTCTTCGCCCAGATCGGTGACAAGCTCGCGACCACGCTCGTCGTTGTCATTTCCAAGTCCGGCGGCACGAAGGAATCCCGCAACGGCATGCTCGCCGCGCAGGCCACTTTCAAGGAAGCCGGCATCGACTTCGCGAAGCAGTTCGTCGCCGTCACCGGCGTCGGCAGCGAGCTCGACAAGACCGCCGTCGCCGAGGGCTGGCTGCGCCGCTTCCCGATGTTCGACTGGGTCGGCGGACGCACCTCCGTGATGAGCGCCGTGGGCCTCGTTCCGCTCGCGATCCAGGGCATCGACATGCAGGCCCTGCTCGACGGCGCGAAGGCGATGGATGCCAGGACGCGCGTCGCCGACCTCGGCAAGAACGCCGCCATGCAGCTCGCGCTCATGTGGTGGTTCGCCGGCGACGGCCAGGGCAAGAAGGACATGGTCGTCCTCCCCTACAAGGATCGCCTCCTTCTTTTCAGCCGCTACCTCCAGCAGCTCGTGATGGAGTCGCTCGGCAAGGAACTCGACCTCGACGGAAAGATCGTGAACCAGGGCATCGCCGTCTACGGCAACAAGGGCTCCACCGACCAGCACGCCTACGTCCAGCAGCTTCGCGACGGCGTGAACAATTTCTTCGTGACCTTCATCGAGGTCGCCAAATCCGCCGACGCGGGCGAGATCGAGGTCGAGCCCGGCGTGACCAGCGGCGACTACCTGCAGGGCTTCCTTCGCGGCACCCGCAGCGCGCTCCACGGGGGCGGCCGCGACTCCATCACGGTCACCATTCCCAAGGTCGACGCCTTCAACCTCGGCGCGCTCATCGCCCTCTACGAACGCGCCGTCGGATTCTACGGCACGCTCGTGAACATCAATGCCTACCACCAGCCCGGCGTGGAAGCCGGCAAGAAGGCCGCCGCCGAAGTGCTCACCATCCAGGCGAAAGTCGCCGCCTCGCTGAAGGCCGCCGCTGGCGCCGCCAGGACCGCGGACGAACTCGCCGCCGCCACCGGCGCCGATGCCGAGACGATCTTCCACAGCGCGCATCACCTCGCGGTGAACCACGCCGGATTTACCGCCACGCCCGGCGCCACCCCGGCCGCGGACACCTTCGCTTTCGTCGCATGAAACGTCTCGCCGCGCTGTTGCTGACCGCGGCCGTGCTTTGCGGCGTCGCCGCGTGCGACAATCCGCAGAAAGCCGTCGACCAGCTTCGCCAGGAGATCGCCGCCTACAAGGCGAAC
It encodes the following:
- a CDS encoding glucose-6-phosphate isomerase; translated protein: MDSTSLWARFQKTFLRYEDLGFSVDISRMNFPDDFFATMQPKIESSFAAMIELEAGAIANPDENRMVGHYWLRDASLAPTPEVKAEVEVTKDDILAFTRAIHAGEIVAANGQKFTELLSIGIGGSALGPEFISDALWEPSNPIKLHFFDNTDPDGFDKVFAQIGDKLATTLVVVISKSGGTKESRNGMLAAQATFKEAGIDFAKQFVAVTGVGSELDKTAVAEGWLRRFPMFDWVGGRTSVMSAVGLVPLAIQGIDMQALLDGAKAMDARTRVADLGKNAAMQLALMWWFAGDGQGKKDMVVLPYKDRLLLFSRYLQQLVMESLGKELDLDGKIVNQGIAVYGNKGSTDQHAYVQQLRDGVNNFFVTFIEVAKSADAGEIEVEPGVTSGDYLQGFLRGTRSALHGGGRDSITVTIPKVDAFNLGALIALYERAVGFYGTLVNINAYHQPGVEAGKKAAAEVLTIQAKVAASLKAAAGAARTADELAAATGADAETIFHSAHHLAVNHAGFTATPGATPAADTFAFVA
- the tsaE gene encoding tRNA (adenosine(37)-N6)-threonylcarbamoyltransferase complex ATPase subunit type 1 TsaE, with the translated sequence MTNAKPDDPVPEIIGEALCATPEETQALGARFGRALEAGAVLSLEGPLGAGKTQFAKGFAEALGHAGEVSSPTFTLVHEYAGGRWPVVHFDWYRLEDAAEVTGLGWDDYLDGGETLLIEWGDRFPELLPADAWRLRFAVVGDGRSIQWERGA